A part of Candidatus Nanoarchaeia archaeon genomic DNA contains:
- a CDS encoding DNA-directed RNA polymerase subunit D gives MDAKVFKSEKDKAVLLLHGITPAVANMIRRYTMMEVPTLAVEDVEFRKNSSILFDEMIAHRLGLVVLKSDLKTYNKREECKCGGKGCARCEVKMALSGKGPSVVMASEMKFKDPKIRPVFPNTPIVKLLKGQEIEVEGTATLGSGKIHAKWSPGHVTYRYRPTVEVNGKIDAEYAKSFPLDIFDIKESSATVNKEKLVMCHACNPSYSDKHIVFGEDKNEIVMIIEPFGQLTIQEMVDAALGIIQKNAEEVKDLLKK, from the coding sequence ATGGATGCCAAAGTATTCAAGAGCGAGAAAGATAAGGCAGTCCTGCTGCTGCATGGGATCACTCCAGCAGTTGCAAATATGATTCGAAGGTATACTATGATGGAAGTGCCGACACTTGCAGTGGAAGACGTTGAATTCAGAAAAAACAGCTCCATACTGTTCGACGAGATGATTGCCCACCGACTGGGATTGGTTGTGCTGAAATCCGACCTGAAGACCTACAACAAGAGGGAAGAGTGCAAATGCGGCGGCAAAGGGTGCGCCAGATGCGAGGTCAAGATGGCGCTGTCTGGAAAAGGCCCGAGCGTAGTGATGGCGAGCGAGATGAAATTCAAAGATCCAAAAATCAGGCCAGTCTTCCCAAACACCCCGATCGTGAAGCTTCTCAAGGGCCAGGAGATTGAGGTTGAGGGAACTGCAACGCTCGGCTCTGGAAAAATCCACGCGAAGTGGTCTCCCGGGCATGTGACCTACAGGTATCGGCCCACAGTAGAGGTCAACGGAAAGATAGATGCAGAATACGCAAAGAGTTTCCCGCTTGATATTTTTGACATCAAAGAGAGCTCTGCGACGGTCAACAAAGAAAAACTCGTCATGTGCCATGCCTGCAATCCGAGCTACAGCGACAAGCACATCGTTTTCGGAGAAGATAAGAACGAGATTGTGATGATTATAGAGCCATTCGGGCAGCTGACGATTCAGGAAATGGTTGACGCCGCGCTCGGCATCATACAGAAAAATGCAGAGGAAGTGAAAGATCTCCTAAAAAAGTGA
- a CDS encoding 30S ribosomal protein S11, translating to MRDEKTRWGVVHIYSSYNNTIIHITDITGTETIARTSGGMVVKSDRLESSPTAAMIAAKKAAETAIEKGITGIHVKIRAPGGHNGPTNPGPGAQAAVRALSRMGLRIGVIEDVTPIPHDGCRKKGGKRGRRV from the coding sequence ATGAGGGACGAAAAGACGCGGTGGGGTGTGGTGCACATTTATTCCTCCTATAACAATACGATTATCCATATTACGGACATTACTGGAACAGAAACCATTGCCCGAACATCAGGAGGTATGGTTGTGAAGTCTGACCGCCTGGAAAGCTCGCCAACAGCAGCGATGATTGCTGCGAAGAAGGCTGCAGAGACTGCAATTGAAAAGGGCATAACGGGGATCCATGTGAAGATCAGGGCGCCAGGAGGCCACAATGGGCCTACAAATCCAGGCCCGGGTGCGCAGGCTGCGGTTCGCGCATTGTCACGCATGGGGCTGAGGATAGGAGTTATAGAAGATGTCACGCCAATCCCTCATGATGGGTGCAGGAAGAAAGGAGGAAAACGCGGAAGGCGGGTGTAA
- a CDS encoding 30S ribosomal protein S13, producing MKKEFQQIIRIANTDLDGEKQVVYALREIKGIGFMAANAICNCLKIDHRTKGVDLTEEQVKKLEAAVKDPAAVKLPSWLFNRRKDYETGADRHLVLSELDFAKDNDIKRLKKIKAYRGVRHIYGLPTRGQRTKANFRKNKGKAGLGVKRRQGAKEGK from the coding sequence ATGAAGAAAGAGTTCCAGCAGATTATCCGTATTGCCAACACCGATCTTGACGGTGAGAAACAGGTAGTCTATGCCCTGAGGGAGATAAAAGGTATAGGGTTTATGGCTGCGAATGCAATCTGCAACTGCCTGAAGATTGACCACCGAACAAAGGGGGTGGACCTGACTGAAGAGCAGGTTAAAAAACTGGAGGCTGCAGTGAAGGATCCTGCAGCAGTAAAGCTTCCAAGCTGGCTTTTTAACAGAAGAAAAGATTATGAGACAGGGGCAGATAGGCATCTCGTCCTGTCAGAGCTGGACTTCGCAAAAGATAATGACATCAAGCGCCTGAAAAAGATTAAGGCGTACAGGGGTGTCCGTCATATCTACGGTCTTCCTACACGGGGCCAGCGCACCAAAGCAAATTTCAGAAAGAACAAAGGAAAGGCCGGTCTGGGCGTCAAGAGGCGGCAGGGAGCCAAGGAAGGGAAGTAG
- a CDS encoding N-6 DNA methylase gives MVLRKLTKEQAKEEVKKLVDKYVRIVESGSIKRYKEEDTKAEFIEPLFEALGWDVRNTENDDEVVREEKISKGRVDYSFRINGIPKFFLEAKALKEDLDNIKFVEQAVNYSWHKGCTWAVLTDFEAIKIFNAEWKSANPLQAQFGQTLPCQLFLEKFDTLWLLSRESFEKKLLDIEAEKWGKKIKKTAVDKQLLSDLTRFRDLLNKNILKNNSSKNISGDELDEAVQRIIDRLIFIRTLEDKELEAPMLQSVIREDLNKRIYKKLNLIFRKIDDIYNSKLFTPHLCEDLDVDDEVLSKIIGGLFATTDNTVRYDFSAIDADVLGNIYEQYLGHILKKTDKRAKLAEGKAHRKEQGIYYTPTYVVDYIVKNTVGELAKDKKFDLKNVKILDPACGSGSFLMKAFDYLVTLDKKKNGEVDQTKLDLTGAGASYGRKVEILKNNIFGVDLDPKAVEIAQLNLLLKAAEKKHRLPTLQENIKVGNSLIDDSAIAGNRAFKWEEQFKDIIADGGFDVVIGNPPYVEARQIGQKYVDFYRGNFKTAGNRINTFSLFIEKSISLLSEHGLFGMIVHKNSIRSNDYIKLRQFVLDNCKILKILPIGAGVFEGVTGEMVILIFQKDSNMKERLKNIVFHGGKDSMSNKTSYQKLSQRIFYEIPGNRFNVYLNETKIKILEKIKSESIELKEIAYTKQGIIVGDEEKYVKKTKESEKYKPVLRGRNISRYNITFGNEYLFYVPGTAVLKRGKTPDLFEKPEKILTQHVSGRIIAALDCDEYYALQTINLIFSKGKISNKYLLALLNSKLINFYYDSYFNMGSEFTTAVATENLDLLPIKQIPEKQQPIIKLADKMISLNKNLNGLKDKQTDEKARLEKEIQKLDSEIDEEVYKLYGITEEEKKIIEESLK, from the coding sequence ATGGTTTTAAGAAAATTAACTAAAGAACAGGCGAAAGAAGAAGTTAAGAAATTAGTAGACAAATATGTCAGGATAGTTGAATCCGGCTCTATTAAAAGATACAAAGAAGAGGATACAAAAGCGGAGTTTATCGAGCCGTTATTTGAAGCGTTAGGTTGGGATGTCAGAAATACAGAAAATGATGATGAGGTAGTAAGAGAAGAAAAAATCTCAAAGGGCAGAGTAGATTACTCTTTTAGGATTAATGGAATACCTAAATTTTTCTTGGAAGCAAAAGCACTAAAAGAGGATTTAGACAATATCAAATTCGTGGAACAGGCAGTAAATTATTCCTGGCACAAAGGCTGTACCTGGGCAGTCCTTACCGATTTTGAAGCTATCAAGATTTTTAATGCTGAATGGAAAAGCGCAAACCCTTTACAGGCACAATTCGGGCAAACCTTGCCTTGTCAATTATTCTTAGAAAAATTTGATACTTTGTGGCTTTTATCAAGAGAAAGCTTTGAGAAGAAACTTCTTGATATTGAAGCAGAAAAATGGGGTAAAAAAATAAAAAAAACAGCTGTTGATAAACAGCTTTTAAGTGATTTGACAAGATTCAGGGATTTGCTAAACAAGAATATTCTAAAAAATAATTCTTCAAAGAATATTTCTGGCGATGAATTAGACGAAGCCGTCCAGCGCATAATTGACAGATTAATCTTCATCAGAACTCTTGAAGATAAAGAATTAGAAGCCCCCATGTTGCAGTCAGTCATCAGGGAGGATTTAAACAAAAGAATCTACAAAAAATTAAACCTCATTTTCAGAAAAATCGATGACATTTACAACAGCAAACTATTTACTCCTCACTTATGCGAAGATTTGGACGTAGATGATGAGGTTTTATCAAAGATAATTGGTGGATTGTTTGCTACAACCGATAATACTGTGCGTTATGACTTTTCTGCTATTGACGCTGATGTTTTAGGCAACATTTACGAGCAATATTTAGGGCATATTCTAAAGAAAACTGATAAAAGAGCCAAATTAGCAGAGGGGAAAGCACACAGAAAAGAACAGGGAATATATTATACTCCCACTTATGTAGTAGACTACATTGTTAAAAATACAGTTGGTGAATTAGCTAAAGACAAAAAATTTGATTTAAAGAATGTCAAGATTTTAGACCCTGCCTGCGGCTCTGGCTCATTCTTAATGAAAGCATTTGATTATCTTGTCACTCTTGACAAAAAGAAGAATGGGGAAGTCGACCAGACAAAGCTTGATTTAACTGGGGCTGGCGCTTCATACGGGAGGAAAGTGGAGATATTGAAAAATAATATTTTTGGCGTCGATTTAGACCCTAAGGCTGTAGAGATAGCTCAGTTGAACTTACTATTGAAAGCAGCAGAGAAAAAACACAGACTGCCAACACTACAAGAGAATATTAAGGTAGGAAATTCATTAATTGATGATTCTGCTATTGCAGGGAATAGGGCTTTCAAATGGGAAGAACAATTTAAGGATATTATAGCTGATGGTGGGTTTGATGTGGTGATTGGGAATCCGCCTTATGTCGAAGCAAGGCAAATAGGACAAAAGTATGTTGATTTTTATAGGGGAAATTTTAAAACCGCCGGTAATAGAATTAATACATTCTCTCTATTTATTGAAAAATCAATTAGTTTGTTAAGTGAACATGGCTTATTCGGGATGATAGTGCATAAAAATAGCATACGTTCAAATGATTACATAAAATTAAGACAATTTGTTTTGGATAATTGTAAAATATTAAAGATACTTCCAATAGGCGCAGGTGTTTTTGAAGGAGTAACTGGAGAAATGGTTATTCTAATATTTCAGAAAGATAGCAATATGAAAGAAAGATTGAAGAATATTGTTTTTCACGGTGGAAAAGATTCAATGTCAAACAAGACTTCTTACCAAAAATTATCTCAAAGAATCTTTTATGAAATTCCTGGTAATAGATTTAATGTTTATCTAAATGAAACGAAAATAAAAATATTAGAAAAAATAAAAAGCGAGAGTATTGAGCTTAAAGAAATTGCTTATACTAAACAAGGGATAATTGTTGGAGACGAAGAAAAATATGTCAAAAAAACGAAAGAATCTGAAAAATATAAACCTGTTTTGCGTGGTAGGAATATATCTAGATATAATATAACCTTTGGCAATGAATATTTATTTTACGTACCAGGTACAGCAGTACTAAAAAGAGGAAAAACACCAGACTTATTTGAGAAACCAGAGAAAATTTTGACACAACATGTTTCCGGGAGAATTATAGCCGCTCTGGATTGTGATGAGTATTATGCTTTGCAAACAATTAATCTTATTTTCTCAAAGGGTAAAATTTCAAATAAATATCTCTTGGCACTACTCAACAGCAAATTAATTAATTTTTATTACGATAGCTATTTTAATATGGGTTCTGAGTTTACTACGGCAGTTGCAACAGAAAATTTAGATTTATTACCTATAAAACAAATTCCGGAAAAACAACAGCCCATTATTAAACTAGCAGATAAAATGATTTCTCTTAACAAAAATCTTAATGGATTAAAAGACAAGCAAACCGACGAAAAAGCCCGTCTTGAGAAAGAAATCCAGAAACTAGATTCTGAAATTGACGAAGAAGTTTACAAATTGTACGGCATAACAGAAGAAGAAAAGAAGATAATTGAGGAGAGCTTGAAATGA
- a CDS encoding BRO family protein, with protein MDKDKALVAFQDKKIRRIWYNQEWFYSVIGIVEVLTDSPTPRQYWGKVKDREFIALELSPIWVQLKLAAEDGKLRFTDCVNTKNAFRLIQSIPSKKAEPFKQWLAQLAQERIEEIENPELAQDRVKEYYELKGYPKDWIDKRLRGIAIRQELTDEWKDRGVTEETNFAILTNEISKATFGKTVQEYKELKGLKKKNQNLRDHMTDWELIFNMLGEKATTDITRTRDAQGFEENKQAARRGGQIAHNARKELEQETGKSVISKDNFLSLTEQKKLENKKKNDKK; from the coding sequence ATGGACAAAGACAAGGCTCTCGTAGCATTTCAGGATAAGAAAATCAGGAGGATTTGGTACAATCAGGAATGGTTTTACTCGGTTATTGGCATCGTTGAAGTTCTTACAGACAGCCCAACTCCTAGGCAGTATTGGGGAAAAGTCAAAGACAGAGAATTCATAGCTCTTGAACTGTCCCCAATTTGGGTACAGTTGAAATTGGCAGCAGAAGATGGCAAATTGCGGTTTACGGACTGTGTTAACACCAAAAATGCCTTTAGGCTAATTCAATCCATTCCTTCAAAGAAAGCAGAGCCTTTCAAACAATGGCTTGCGCAATTGGCTCAAGAGCGCATTGAGGAGATAGAAAATCCTGAATTAGCCCAAGATAGGGTGAAAGAATACTATGAACTCAAAGGTTATCCGAAGGATTGGATAGACAAGCGTCTGAGAGGCATTGCCATACGGCAGGAATTGACTGATGAATGGAAAGATCGAGGCGTCACAGAAGAAACAAATTTTGCAATCCTCACAAACGAGATAAGCAAAGCAACTTTTGGAAAGACTGTTCAGGAATACAAGGAACTCAAAGGCCTTAAGAAAAAGAATCAAAACCTCAGAGACCACATGACAGATTGGGAACTCATATTCAATATGCTGGGAGAAAAGGCCACAACCGACATCACAAGGACAAGAGACGCACAAGGATTTGAGGAAAATAAGCAAGCTGCGAGAAGAGGAGGCCAAATAGCCCATAATGCGAGAAAAGAACTGGAACAAGAAACAGGCAAATCCGTGATCTCAAAAGATAATTTTCTAAGCCTTACTGAACAGAAAAAGCTCGAAAACAAGAAGAAAAACGACAAGAAATAG
- a CDS encoding Bro-N domain-containing protein codes for MTEKDKALVVFQDRKIRRVWHQNLWFFSVIDIVAILTEQEDPYTARKYWNKLSQRLREEGSEVVTNCHRLKLPAEDGKLRETDCANTESIFRIIQSIPSRNAEPFKRWLAKVGYERVQEIENPELAQERMKELYEQKGYSKSWIDKRLRGVAVRQDLTDEWKKRGIESQDDFSILTAEISKATFGMTPSEYKKFKGLTKENLRDHMRDLELIFTMLGEASTAEIERIKDPVKFAEHKKASKEGGNVAKKARLELEKKTKSPVASRENYLEEPEKEKRKRLPEPEKD; via the coding sequence ATGACTGAAAAAGATAAAGCTCTCGTTGTCTTCCAAGACAGGAAAATAAGGAGAGTATGGCATCAAAACCTGTGGTTTTTTTCAGTAATTGATATTGTAGCTATTTTGACGGAACAAGAAGACCCGTATACTGCAAGAAAATACTGGAATAAGCTGAGCCAACGGCTAAGAGAAGAGGGAAGCGAAGTGGTGACAAATTGTCACCGGTTGAAACTTCCGGCAGAAGATGGAAAGCTAAGAGAAACCGATTGCGCTAATACTGAAAGCATATTTAGGATTATCCAATCAATTCCATCAAGGAACGCAGAACCATTCAAAAGATGGCTTGCTAAAGTTGGGTATGAGCGTGTGCAGGAAATAGAAAACCCTGAACTAGCGCAGGAGCGCATGAAAGAGCTTTATGAGCAGAAAGGATATTCAAAATCATGGATTGACAAACGGCTGAGAGGAGTAGCAGTAAGACAAGATCTCACTGATGAATGGAAGAAGAGAGGAATTGAAAGCCAAGACGATTTTTCAATACTCACTGCGGAAATATCAAAAGCCACTTTCGGCATGACTCCAAGTGAATACAAAAAATTCAAAGGGCTTACAAAGGAAAACCTAAGAGACCATATGAGGGATTTAGAACTCATATTTACCATGCTAGGAGAAGCATCAACTGCGGAGATTGAACGCATAAAAGACCCTGTTAAGTTCGCTGAGCACAAAAAAGCATCTAAGGAAGGTGGGAATGTAGCGAAAAAAGCAAGACTCGAGCTAGAAAAAAAGACGAAAAGCCCGGTTGCGAGCAGAGAAAATTACCTTGAAGAGCCTGAAAAAGAAAAGCGAAAAAGGCTACCTGAACCTGAAAAGGATTGA
- a CDS encoding 50S ribosomal protein L18e gives MAKTNPNLESLISELRKLGREAPLWRRIAEDLDKSTRRGRIVNLSRLNKYTAEDDTVVVPGKVLGTGPLNHKMTIAAWRFSEGALRKISEANAKAISIQALMKEPIKGRRIRIIG, from the coding sequence ATGGCTAAAACAAACCCAAATCTCGAAAGCCTGATAAGTGAACTCAGGAAGCTGGGCAGGGAAGCCCCTCTCTGGAGAAGAATTGCCGAAGACCTGGACAAATCAACGAGAAGGGGGAGGATCGTGAATCTGTCTCGTCTAAATAAGTACACTGCCGAGGATGATACGGTCGTTGTTCCGGGAAAAGTCCTTGGGACAGGCCCGCTGAATCATAAGATGACCATAGCTGCATGGAGGTTCTCAGAAGGCGCGCTGAGAAAGATATCCGAAGCAAACGCGAAGGCCATCTCAATCCAGGCCTTGATGAAGGAGCCAATCAAAGGGAGGCGCATACGGATTATAGGGTGA
- a CDS encoding 30S ribosomal protein S4, producing the protein MGDTKKSRKKYQRPLRPWQAERIEEEHAIKREYGLKNKKELWRMAAFLQRFKHNAKRVSSGEKKQQVKERTAMINRLQRYGLLKKGGQVDDILGLSLKDVMERRVQTLLVRKGLARTIDQARQFIVHRHVLVNGKRVTSPSYLVPLEEEPHIGFYGNSALAKEDHPERQVAEKKKAVESQVEKK; encoded by the coding sequence ATGGGCGATACAAAAAAATCACGCAAGAAGTACCAGAGGCCGTTAAGGCCATGGCAGGCAGAGCGGATAGAGGAAGAACACGCAATCAAGAGGGAATATGGGCTCAAGAACAAGAAAGAGCTCTGGAGGATGGCTGCCTTTCTGCAGAGGTTCAAGCATAATGCAAAGCGTGTCTCTTCCGGAGAGAAAAAGCAGCAGGTAAAGGAAAGGACTGCTATGATAAATCGGTTGCAGCGGTATGGGCTGCTGAAAAAAGGGGGTCAGGTTGATGATATTCTGGGATTGTCATTGAAGGATGTGATGGAACGAAGGGTCCAAACCCTGCTTGTCAGAAAAGGTCTGGCAAGGACAATTGACCAGGCTCGCCAGTTCATAGTGCACAGGCACGTGTTGGTGAATGGGAAGAGGGTAACCTCGCCTTCGTATCTTGTGCCATTAGAAGAGGAGCCGCACATTGGCTTTTATGGGAACTCAGCTCTGGCAAAAGAGGATCACCCAGAAAGGCAAGTTGCTGAAAAAAAGAAAGCTGTTGAAAGCCAGGTTGAGAAGAAATGA
- the sufB gene encoding Fe-S cluster assembly protein SufB: MEATIPPEPMQTFAIDRSLYDNANEGTTEFQAEPGLSESVVRKISKEKNEPEWMLKLRLQALKSFNATPIPAWGPDLSKLDLSKIIYYVKPGAKKNSRSWEEVPEKIRRTFEKIGIPEAERRALSGAGAQYDSEIIYHNLKKEWEEKGVIFENMDVAVHTHPDLVRKYFMKCIPPDDHKFIMLHAAVWSGGTFIYVPPHVKVDVPLQAYFRMNAEAGGQFEHTLIIADTGAEVHYIEGCSAPQFDAKALHAGCVELFVMEGARIRYSSVENWSKNTYNLNTKRAIVESNGIVEWINGNLGSGCTMLYPCSILKGDGAASDSLGIAFAGPGQNQDTGSKVIHLGRNTHSTIRAKSISKGGGISSYRGYLRVAKTAENSKSSVVCDALLIDKESTSNTYPFMKIDTNKVDIAHEATVGKIGEDEIFYLMSRGLSEEQAMQMIVSGFIEPIVKQLPLEYAVELNKLIALEMEGSVG, encoded by the coding sequence ATGGAAGCAACTATCCCTCCGGAGCCGATGCAGACATTTGCCATAGATCGATCCCTGTATGACAATGCGAATGAAGGCACGACAGAGTTCCAGGCAGAGCCTGGGCTTTCGGAATCGGTTGTCCGGAAGATATCGAAGGAAAAAAATGAGCCGGAATGGATGCTCAAGCTGCGGTTGCAGGCTTTAAAGTCCTTCAATGCCACTCCTATCCCGGCCTGGGGGCCTGATCTCAGCAAACTTGACCTGAGCAAGATCATCTACTATGTTAAGCCTGGAGCCAAAAAGAATTCAAGGTCATGGGAAGAGGTTCCTGAGAAGATTAGGAGAACATTTGAGAAGATCGGAATTCCAGAGGCTGAGCGCAGGGCGCTTTCGGGAGCAGGAGCGCAATATGATTCAGAGATCATCTATCACAACCTCAAGAAGGAGTGGGAGGAGAAGGGCGTTATTTTCGAGAATATGGATGTTGCTGTGCATACACACCCTGACCTTGTGAGGAAGTACTTCATGAAATGCATCCCTCCGGATGACCATAAGTTCATTATGCTCCATGCAGCGGTATGGAGCGGAGGCACATTCATCTATGTTCCCCCTCATGTCAAGGTAGATGTTCCGCTCCAGGCGTATTTCCGGATGAATGCAGAGGCCGGCGGGCAGTTTGAGCATACGCTGATCATCGCTGATACCGGGGCTGAGGTCCATTATATCGAGGGCTGCAGTGCACCTCAATTTGATGCGAAAGCACTTCATGCAGGCTGCGTTGAGCTCTTTGTGATGGAAGGGGCCAGAATCAGGTATTCCAGCGTTGAGAATTGGAGCAAGAATACCTATAACCTCAATACCAAACGCGCGATTGTTGAGAGCAACGGCATTGTTGAATGGATCAATGGGAATTTAGGATCGGGGTGTACGATGCTCTATCCCTGTTCTATCCTGAAGGGCGATGGAGCGGCCTCAGACTCCCTTGGCATAGCGTTTGCAGGCCCGGGGCAGAACCAGGATACCGGGTCGAAGGTGATTCATCTCGGAAGGAACACCCATTCCACCATTAGGGCAAAATCAATCTCCAAAGGCGGCGGCATTTCAAGCTACAGGGGATATCTGAGGGTTGCAAAGACAGCCGAGAATTCAAAGTCCAGTGTTGTGTGTGATGCTCTGCTGATTGACAAGGAATCAACTTCAAATACCTACCCTTTCATGAAAATTGATACCAACAAGGTAGACATCGCCCATGAGGCAACTGTTGGGAAGATTGGAGAGGACGAGATCTTCTACCTCATGAGCAGAGGGTTGTCTGAAGAGCAGGCAATGCAGATGATAGTTTCCGGATTTATCGAGCCAATTGTCAAGCAGCTGCCTCTTGAATACGCAGTTGAGCTGAACAAGCTGATTGCATTGGAGATGGAAGGGTCTGTAGGGTAG